A window from Caulobacter sp. X encodes these proteins:
- a CDS encoding MBL fold metallo-hydrolase has product MRGRWIGLGALGLVVVIALGGAWLFRDRLALIGMRRAYALALATDPLAGLPDGLHVGLCGSGSPMPDPTRAGPCVAVVAGRDLFVVDSGSGSTRNLLLMNLPPASVAAAFITHYHSDHIADLGELMLQHWAGGAARAPLPIHGPPGLESVLNGFEAAYALDRGYRIAHHGPAVVPPSGFGGDPHVFSAGDGPDVLVLEKPDLKVWAFPVAHAPVEGAVGYRFEYKGRSVVVSGDTGPSERLVRASRNVDLLVHEGLAPNLVAMQESVAAQAGRGNYAHIFKDILTYHSPPETVAREARAAGAKAVLFYHVIPPLPVRALEGPFLGRAKTIFGGPMRVGHDGDFASLPAGSSEIRWSNRLQLLKF; this is encoded by the coding sequence ATGCGCGGACGTTGGATCGGGCTGGGGGCGTTGGGCCTGGTGGTCGTCATCGCCCTGGGGGGCGCCTGGCTCTTTCGCGATCGCCTGGCGCTGATCGGCATGCGTCGGGCCTATGCGTTGGCCCTGGCCACGGATCCCCTGGCGGGCCTGCCCGACGGCCTGCATGTCGGTCTTTGCGGTTCCGGCTCGCCGATGCCGGACCCCACGCGGGCGGGCCCTTGCGTGGCGGTGGTCGCGGGGCGCGATCTGTTCGTCGTCGACTCCGGGTCCGGTTCGACGCGCAATCTGCTGTTGATGAACCTGCCGCCGGCCTCGGTCGCGGCCGCCTTCATCACCCACTACCATTCCGACCACATCGCCGACCTGGGCGAGCTGATGCTGCAGCACTGGGCCGGCGGCGCGGCGCGCGCGCCGTTGCCGATCCATGGCCCGCCGGGGCTTGAAAGCGTATTGAACGGCTTCGAGGCGGCCTACGCCCTCGATCGCGGATACCGTATCGCCCACCACGGCCCGGCGGTGGTTCCGCCATCGGGGTTCGGCGGAGATCCTCATGTCTTCTCCGCCGGCGACGGGCCGGACGTCCTGGTGCTGGAGAAGCCCGACCTGAAGGTCTGGGCCTTTCCCGTGGCCCACGCCCCCGTGGAGGGCGCCGTGGGCTATCGCTTCGAGTACAAGGGCCGCAGCGTCGTCGTCAGCGGCGATACGGGCCCTTCCGAGCGCCTCGTCCGCGCGTCCAGGAACGTCGACCTTCTGGTCCATGAGGGCCTGGCGCCCAACCTGGTGGCGATGCAGGAGTCGGTCGCCGCGCAGGCCGGACGCGGCAACTACGCCCACATCTTCAAGGACATCCTGACCTATCACAGCCCGCCCGAGACGGTGGCGCGCGAGGCGAGGGCGGCGGGCGCCAAGGCCGTGCTGTTCTATCACGTGATCCCGCCCTTGCCGGTGCGGGCGCTGGAGGGACCCTTCCTGGGACGCGCGAAGACGATCTTCGGCGGGCCGATGCGCGTGGGTCACGACGGCGACTTCGCGTCGCTGCCCGCCGGATCCTCCGAGATCCGCTGGTCCAACCGCCTCCAGCTACTCAAGTTCTGA
- a CDS encoding DsbA family protein: protein MSFRPGFSETIPVSMRTLILRSATTLLTSPTRRRLARDGAALAARLRGERPTVRYFHQADDPYSHLAAQMLPRLRARYAAEIEVYLAPPPEDSAAPDRERLRAYGVRDAARLARAYGLEFPANAALPAPETVGRLQSILADALEGDRFDLIAKAAGNALWSGDPRTLETMAAPNGAPGLADQHLAAGEAKRRRLGHYLGGMFHFEGEWFWGVDRLGRLERRLADRGLDRNAGAPPLAPALEPTLGPPPAGPPPTIELWFSFRSPYSWLVMPRIRRLARAYGARLDLRPILPMVMRGLAVPRIKTLYIALDCKREAERLGLPFGAIVDPVGAGAERALAVLHHALPLGLGEEFAELGLKAAFADGIALAEDKGLFDVARRAGLTDAQTAAALADDGWRTRVATNRAALLDAGLWGAPTFRVSGGPAHWGQDRLWMLEQDIRAAMTPAI, encoded by the coding sequence ATGTCATTCAGGCCCGGCTTCTCGGAGACCATCCCCGTGTCCATGCGCACCCTGATCCTGCGAAGCGCGACCACCCTGCTCACCAGCCCCACGCGCCGCCGCCTGGCCCGCGATGGCGCGGCCCTGGCCGCCCGCCTGCGCGGCGAACGCCCGACCGTTCGGTACTTTCATCAGGCCGACGACCCCTATTCGCATCTGGCCGCGCAGATGCTGCCGCGCTTGCGGGCCCGCTACGCGGCGGAGATCGAGGTCTATCTGGCGCCGCCGCCCGAAGACTCGGCCGCGCCCGACCGCGAACGATTGCGAGCCTATGGCGTGCGCGACGCCGCCCGTTTGGCGCGGGCGTATGGCCTGGAATTCCCCGCCAACGCCGCCCTCCCCGCGCCGGAGACAGTCGGCCGCCTGCAGTCCATCCTGGCGGATGCGCTGGAAGGCGACCGCTTCGACCTGATTGCCAAGGCGGCGGGGAACGCGCTGTGGTCGGGCGACCCGCGCACGCTGGAGACGATGGCCGCCCCGAACGGCGCCCCCGGCCTCGCGGACCAGCATCTCGCCGCCGGCGAAGCCAAGCGCCGACGCCTGGGCCACTACCTGGGCGGCATGTTTCACTTCGAGGGCGAATGGTTCTGGGGCGTGGATCGCCTCGGCCGCCTCGAGCGTCGCCTGGCCGACCGAGGCCTGGACCGTAACGCCGGCGCCCCGCCGCTGGCGCCGGCGCTGGAGCCCACCCTAGGTCCGCCGCCGGCCGGGCCGCCGCCGACCATCGAGCTCTGGTTCTCGTTCCGCAGCCCGTATTCCTGGCTCGTCATGCCGCGCATCCGGCGACTGGCCCGCGCCTATGGCGCAAGGCTCGACCTTCGCCCCATCCTGCCGATGGTCATGCGAGGCCTGGCCGTTCCAAGGATCAAGACCCTCTACATCGCCCTGGACTGCAAGCGCGAAGCCGAACGCCTCGGCCTGCCGTTCGGCGCGATCGTCGACCCCGTCGGCGCCGGCGCCGAGCGCGCCCTGGCCGTGCTGCATCACGCCCTGCCGCTGGGCCTGGGCGAAGAGTTCGCCGAACTGGGCCTGAAGGCCGCCTTCGCCGATGGGATCGCCCTGGCCGAGGACAAGGGCCTGTTCGATGTCGCGCGCCGCGCCGGCCTGACCGACGCCCAGACCGCCGCCGCCCTCGCCGACGACGGCTGGCGAACGCGCGTGGCGACTAATCGCGCCGCGCTGCTCGACGCGGGCCTGTGGGGCGCCCCCACCTTTCGCGTCAGCGGCGGGCCCGCGCACTGGGGGCAGGATCGCCTCTGGATGCTGGAGCAGGACATCCGCGCCGCCATGACGCCCGCGATCTGA
- the cpdR gene encoding cell cycle two-component system response regulator CpdR: MARILLAEDDDSLRGFLARALERAGFEVTACADGEEAVQHLDTNWDLLLTDIVMPGMDGIEVARQAAARDPGLRIMFITGFAAVALSAQDRAPAGSKVLSKPVHLRDLVAEVEKMMAA; encoded by the coding sequence ATGGCCCGCATCCTTCTCGCCGAAGACGACGACTCCCTCCGCGGCTTCCTGGCCCGCGCCCTGGAACGCGCCGGGTTCGAAGTGACGGCCTGCGCGGACGGCGAGGAAGCCGTCCAGCACCTCGACACCAACTGGGACCTGCTGCTGACCGACATCGTCATGCCCGGCATGGACGGCATCGAGGTGGCCCGCCAGGCCGCCGCCCGCGACCCTGGCCTGCGCATCATGTTCATCACCGGCTTCGCCGCCGTGGCCCTGTCGGCGCAGGACCGCGCCCCGGCCGGTTCGAAGGTCCTGTCCAAGCCTGTCCACCTGCGCGACCTGGTCGCCGAGGTGGAGAAGATGATGGCGGCCTAA
- a CDS encoding N-formylglutamate amidohydrolase yields MSAVRPIPSETLETLAGPAFEVLRAAPVGAPPPTALVFASPHSGEVYPPDMVEAARLPVETLRASEDAFVDRIIAGAPALGASVILARLARAYVDLNREPWELDPSMFDEDLPDYAQGRTARVAAGLGAIPRVAGEGRPIYARKLTFAEARDRIELAHRPYHDALDRQLAAARAAHGAAILIDWHSMPAAAARGIRGRGGACDIVLGDRFGAACSPKLTALVERELEGMGYRVARNAPYAGGYTTEHYGRPAKRTHALQIEINRALYMDEDTREPTEGLAKLTADAEALTRALAGLDVGELK; encoded by the coding sequence ATGAGCGCTGTCCGGCCGATCCCGTCCGAAACGCTGGAAACCCTTGCCGGACCAGCCTTCGAGGTGCTGCGCGCCGCGCCCGTCGGCGCGCCGCCGCCGACCGCCCTGGTCTTCGCCTCGCCCCACTCTGGCGAGGTCTATCCGCCGGACATGGTCGAGGCCGCCCGCCTGCCGGTCGAGACCTTGCGCGCTTCCGAGGACGCTTTCGTCGACCGGATCATCGCCGGCGCCCCCGCCCTGGGCGCGTCGGTGATTCTCGCGCGCCTGGCCCGCGCCTATGTCGACCTGAACCGTGAGCCGTGGGAGCTTGACCCGTCGATGTTCGACGAGGACCTGCCCGACTACGCCCAAGGTCGCACGGCGCGGGTGGCGGCGGGGCTGGGGGCGATTCCCCGCGTCGCCGGCGAGGGACGGCCGATCTACGCCCGCAAGCTGACCTTCGCCGAGGCCCGCGACCGCATCGAGCTGGCCCACCGCCCCTATCACGACGCCCTGGACCGCCAGCTGGCGGCGGCGCGGGCGGCGCATGGGGCGGCGATCCTGATCGACTGGCACTCGATGCCGGCCGCCGCCGCGCGCGGGATTCGCGGCCGAGGCGGCGCGTGCGACATCGTGCTGGGCGACCGCTTCGGCGCGGCCTGCTCGCCCAAGCTGACCGCCCTGGTCGAGCGCGAGCTGGAAGGCATGGGCTACCGCGTCGCCCGCAACGCGCCCTATGCCGGCGGCTACACCACCGAGCACTACGGCCGCCCGGCCAAGCGCACCCACGCCCTGCAGATCGAGATCAACCGCGCGCTCTATATGGACGAGGACACGCGCGAGCCGACCGAGGGCCTGGCGAAACTGACGGCCGACGCCGAGGCGCTGACGCGCGCGCTGGCGGGGCTCGATGTGGGTGAGCTGAAGTAG
- the typA gene encoding translational GTPase TypA, translating into MNMRNIAIIAHVDHGKTTLVDQLLAQSGVFRANEATTERAMDSNDQERERGITILAKCTSVLWNGEAGETRINIIDTPGHADFGGEVERILGMVDGCVLLVDAEEGVMPQTKFVLTKALKMGLRPILCINKVDRAHADPDRVHNEAFDLFAAIGATDEQLDFPHIYASGRSGWATLDLNQPSDNLAPLFDLIVRHVPPPKVAENKDKPFQMLNVLIESDPFLGRLLTGRIASGKAVPGMAIHALDRNGAEIERGRITKVLAFRGLKRQPVDEGAEAGDIVAIAGMSKATVADTLCAMEVTEALPAQPIDPPTISMTVSVNDSPLAGREGDKVQSRVIRDRLLKEAESNVAIRVTETSEKDAYEVAGRGELQLGVLIENMRREGFEVSISRPRVVYQTGENGERLEPMEDVVIDVDDEFTGIVIEKLSARKAELKDMGPSGAGKTRIQLLSPSRSLIGYQGEFLTDTRGSGVLNRVFSHYEPHKGPIDQQRKGVLVSNSDGETAAYALWNLEERGVMFVGAGEKTYQGMIIGENSRSDDLDVNPMKAKQLTNVRASGKDESIRLTPPRRMTLEQAIAYIEDDELVEVTPKNIRLRKQVLNPSFRKKRTKED; encoded by the coding sequence ATGAACATGCGAAATATCGCCATCATCGCGCACGTCGATCATGGCAAGACCACCCTCGTCGACCAGCTGCTGGCCCAGTCCGGCGTGTTCCGCGCCAACGAAGCCACGACCGAACGGGCGATGGACTCCAACGACCAGGAGCGTGAGCGCGGCATCACCATCCTGGCCAAGTGCACCAGCGTTCTGTGGAACGGCGAGGCGGGCGAGACCCGCATCAACATCATCGACACCCCCGGCCACGCCGACTTCGGCGGCGAGGTGGAGCGGATCCTGGGCATGGTGGACGGCTGCGTCCTGCTGGTCGACGCCGAGGAAGGCGTCATGCCGCAGACCAAGTTCGTGCTGACCAAGGCGCTGAAGATGGGCCTGCGCCCGATCCTCTGCATCAACAAGGTCGACCGCGCCCACGCCGATCCGGACCGCGTCCACAACGAAGCCTTCGACCTGTTCGCCGCGATCGGCGCCACGGACGAGCAGCTGGACTTTCCGCACATCTACGCCTCGGGCCGTTCGGGTTGGGCGACGCTGGACCTGAACCAGCCCAGCGACAACCTTGCCCCGCTGTTCGACCTGATCGTCCGCCACGTTCCGCCGCCCAAGGTCGCCGAGAACAAGGACAAGCCGTTCCAGATGCTGAACGTGCTGATCGAGTCGGATCCGTTCCTGGGCCGCCTGCTGACCGGCCGCATCGCCAGCGGCAAGGCGGTCCCCGGCATGGCCATCCACGCCCTGGACCGTAATGGCGCCGAGATCGAGCGCGGCCGCATCACCAAGGTGCTGGCCTTCCGCGGCCTGAAGCGCCAGCCGGTCGACGAAGGCGCCGAGGCCGGCGACATTGTCGCCATCGCCGGCATGAGCAAGGCCACCGTGGCCGACACGCTGTGCGCCATGGAAGTGACCGAGGCGCTCCCCGCGCAACCGATCGACCCGCCGACGATCTCGATGACCGTCTCGGTCAACGACTCGCCCCTGGCCGGTCGCGAAGGCGACAAGGTCCAGTCGCGCGTCATCCGCGACCGCCTCTTGAAGGAAGCCGAGTCGAACGTGGCCATCCGCGTCACCGAGACCTCGGAAAAGGACGCCTATGAAGTCGCCGGCCGCGGCGAACTGCAGCTGGGCGTGCTGATCGAGAACATGCGCCGCGAAGGCTTCGAAGTGTCGATCAGCCGTCCGCGCGTGGTTTATCAGACCGGCGAGAACGGCGAGCGCCTGGAACCGATGGAAGACGTCGTCATCGACGTCGACGACGAATTCACCGGCATCGTCATCGAAAAGCTGTCGGCCCGTAAGGCCGAGCTGAAGGACATGGGCCCGTCGGGCGCGGGCAAGACCCGCATCCAGCTGCTCTCGCCCTCGCGCTCGCTGATCGGCTACCAGGGCGAGTTCCTGACCGACACCCGCGGTTCGGGCGTGCTGAACCGCGTGTTCAGCCACTACGAGCCGCACAAGGGCCCGATCGACCAGCAGCGCAAGGGCGTGCTCGTCTCCAACTCGGACGGTGAAACGGCGGCCTACGCCCTGTGGAACCTGGAAGAGCGCGGCGTGATGTTCGTCGGCGCCGGCGAGAAGACCTACCAGGGCATGATCATCGGCGAGAACAGCCGCTCGGACGACCTGGACGTCAATCCGATGAAGGCCAAGCAGCTGACCAACGTCCGCGCCTCGGGCAAGGACGAGTCGATTCGCCTGACCCCGCCGCGCCGCATGACCCTGGAACAGGCCATCGCCTATATCGAGGACGACGAGCTGGTCGAGGTCACCCCGAAGAACATCCGCCTGCGCAAGCAGGTCCTGAACCCCTCGTTCCGCAAGAAGCGCACGAAGGAAGACTAG
- a CDS encoding bifunctional diguanylate cyclase/phosphodiesterase, whose translation MLPALPEAMAGRVRMEQVQSILRMTPVMMGANIIIAILVAFAGQGSPHTDTLTLWACAVTAYALLGLRGWVASQRRRSPNKAVSARGVRRITWQAGLLGLLWGVLPILTMPAEQGFKGSMPMLVASVIAGMIGCGGFALLTLPAAAIAYSTPMALGALWALSTSHDPILYALGGLLIFCHAVVAASCLSHARIFVDRLVAAEELETQRQVVSLLLSDFEEGASDWLWEVDALGRLTYVSDRMVAAAGVERAKLLGQPMSDLCGAAEGPDGPVAALSALFVEQKTFRDVVVSIEVGEATHWWSLSAKPVHDLDGHFTGFRGVGADITQAREDQARISRLAHYDVLTQLPNRLSFLQALSRAWTEHGRADREPRGAGCAVLCLDLDHFKGVNDSLGHPIGDDLLVQASARLRDCVGDMGLVARLGGDEFAVVVAPSPGAEILGELARGIVDSLSRPYDVRGNHVLIGASVGIAEAPLHADDPDGLLKNADLALYQAKGDGRGAYRFFETSMDLWIKQRRELEMDLRDALDNDELKLFFQPLIGREGGQVTGFEALLRWQHPRRGLVAPGEFIECAEQWGLIGKIGEWVLNEACRTAASWPSPLTVAVNLSPHQFVSGDLVTHVRKALKASRLAPSRLELEITEGLLLQDSAKILEQLAQLKKLGVKIAMDDFGTGYSSLSYLWRFPFDKIKIDRSFVAEMQDNAAIADILRTIALLGRTLNLEVTAEGVETIDQARLLAEMRCDHFQGFLYGRPMPVGDIPSFLMAATARRLRGWQVDEDWDDDWDDEAAAG comes from the coding sequence ATGCTGCCTGCCTTGCCAGAGGCGATGGCCGGCCGCGTCCGCATGGAGCAGGTGCAGAGCATCCTGCGCATGACGCCCGTCATGATGGGCGCGAACATCATCATCGCCATACTGGTCGCCTTCGCGGGCCAGGGCAGTCCGCACACGGACACCCTGACGCTCTGGGCCTGCGCGGTGACGGCCTACGCCCTGCTGGGCCTGCGCGGCTGGGTCGCCTCTCAGCGCCGCCGCAGCCCGAACAAGGCCGTCTCGGCCCGCGGCGTGCGCCGCATCACCTGGCAGGCGGGCCTGCTGGGCCTGCTGTGGGGCGTCCTGCCGATCCTGACCATGCCGGCCGAACAAGGCTTCAAGGGTTCGATGCCGATGCTGGTCGCCTCGGTGATCGCCGGCATGATCGGCTGCGGCGGCTTCGCCCTGCTGACCCTGCCCGCCGCCGCCATCGCCTATTCGACGCCCATGGCCCTGGGCGCGCTGTGGGCCCTGTCGACCAGCCACGACCCGATCCTCTACGCCCTGGGCGGCCTCTTGATCTTCTGCCACGCCGTGGTCGCGGCCTCGTGCCTGTCGCACGCCCGGATCTTCGTCGACCGCCTGGTCGCCGCCGAGGAACTGGAGACCCAGCGCCAGGTGGTCAGCCTGCTGCTCAGCGACTTCGAGGAGGGCGCCAGCGACTGGCTGTGGGAAGTCGACGCCCTGGGCCGCCTGACCTACGTCTCGGACCGCATGGTCGCCGCCGCCGGCGTCGAGCGCGCCAAGCTCTTAGGCCAGCCGATGTCGGACCTATGCGGCGCGGCCGAGGGCCCCGACGGCCCGGTCGCGGCCCTTTCGGCCCTGTTCGTCGAGCAGAAGACCTTCCGGGACGTCGTCGTCTCGATCGAGGTCGGCGAAGCGACTCACTGGTGGTCGCTGTCGGCCAAGCCCGTCCACGACCTGGACGGCCATTTCACCGGCTTCCGCGGCGTGGGCGCCGACATCACCCAGGCCCGCGAGGACCAGGCCCGCATCTCGCGCCTGGCCCATTACGACGTGCTGACCCAGCTGCCCAACCGCCTGTCGTTCCTGCAGGCCCTGAGCCGCGCCTGGACCGAGCACGGCCGCGCCGACCGCGAGCCGCGCGGCGCCGGCTGCGCGGTGCTGTGCCTGGACCTCGACCACTTCAAGGGCGTCAACGACAGCCTGGGCCACCCGATCGGCGACGACCTGCTGGTCCAGGCCTCGGCCCGCCTGCGCGACTGCGTCGGCGACATGGGCCTGGTGGCCCGCCTGGGCGGCGACGAGTTCGCCGTGGTCGTGGCCCCCTCGCCCGGCGCCGAGATCCTGGGCGAGCTGGCCCGGGGCATCGTCGACAGCCTCTCGCGTCCCTACGACGTGCGCGGCAACCACGTGCTGATCGGCGCCAGCGTCGGCATCGCCGAGGCCCCGCTGCACGCCGACGATCCGGACGGCCTGCTGAAGAACGCCGACCTGGCGCTCTACCAGGCCAAGGGCGACGGCCGCGGCGCCTACCGCTTCTTCGAGACCTCGATGGACCTGTGGATCAAGCAGCGTCGCGAGCTGGAGATGGACCTGCGCGACGCGCTGGACAACGACGAGCTGAAGCTGTTCTTCCAGCCGCTGATCGGCCGCGAGGGCGGCCAGGTCACCGGCTTCGAGGCGCTGTTGCGCTGGCAGCACCCGCGCCGGGGCCTGGTCGCGCCGGGCGAGTTCATCGAATGCGCCGAGCAATGGGGCCTGATCGGCAAGATCGGCGAGTGGGTGCTGAACGAGGCCTGCCGCACGGCCGCCAGTTGGCCCTCGCCCCTGACCGTGGCCGTCAACCTGTCGCCCCACCAGTTCGTGTCCGGCGACCTGGTGACCCACGTCCGCAAGGCCCTGAAGGCCTCGCGCCTGGCCCCGTCGCGCCTGGAGCTCGAGATCACCGAGGGTCTCCTGCTGCAGGACAGCGCCAAGATCCTGGAGCAGCTGGCGCAGCTGAAGAAGCTGGGCGTGAAGATCGCCATGGACGACTTCGGCACCGGCTATTCCAGCCTGTCGTATCTGTGGCGGTTCCCGTTCGACAAGATCAAGATCGACCGCTCGTTCGTGGCCGAGATGCAGGACAACGCGGCCATCGCCGACATCCTGCGCACCATCGCCCTCTTGGGCCGGACCCTGAACCTCGAGGTCACCGCCGAGGGCGTCGAGACCATCGACCAGGCCAGGCTGCTGGCCGAGATGCGCTGCGACCACTTCCAGGGCTTCCTGTACGGCCGCCCCATGCCCGTCGGCGACATCCCCAGCTTCCTGATGGCCGCCACGGCGCGCCGGCTGCGCGGCTGGCAGGTGGACGAGGACTGGGACGACGACTGGGACGATGAGGCCGCGGCGGGGTGA
- a CDS encoding aminotransferase — MVHPVFDNLPTTIFERMSGLARQHGAINLGQGFPDDQGPLPVREAAARALIEGSNQYPPMRGLPQLRAAVAGHYARTQDLELDPDAEITVTSGATEALAAAFLSLISPGDEVVLFQPLYDAYLPLVRRAGGVPKLVRLSPPHWRFDRAMLEAAFSDRTRMVVLNSPLNPAGVVTPDEDLALLAEFCVRHDVVAICDEVWEAVVLDGRRHRPLMTFPGMRERTVKIGSAGKLFGMTGWKVGFLMAAPALTRALAAAHQFLTFTTPPNLQAGVAWGLEHHRAWFDEMPAALQRSRDRLAAGLRAAGYVVLESQGTYFLNVDLAASGIALDDVTFCERCVTDFGVAAIPVSAFFAEDPVTSVVRLCFAKSDETLDAAVERLAAARKMLPRDAGELSRSD, encoded by the coding sequence ATGGTCCATCCCGTCTTCGACAACCTGCCGACCACGATCTTCGAGCGCATGAGCGGCCTGGCCCGCCAACATGGCGCGATCAACCTCGGTCAGGGGTTTCCCGACGACCAGGGGCCGCTGCCCGTCCGCGAGGCCGCCGCGCGGGCGCTGATCGAGGGCTCGAACCAGTATCCGCCGATGCGCGGCCTGCCGCAGCTGCGCGCCGCCGTCGCCGGCCACTACGCGCGCACCCAGGACCTTGAGCTCGATCCCGACGCCGAGATCACCGTCACCTCCGGCGCGACCGAGGCCCTGGCGGCGGCGTTCCTGTCGCTGATCTCGCCCGGCGACGAGGTGGTGCTGTTCCAGCCGCTGTACGACGCCTACCTGCCGCTGGTGCGCCGCGCGGGCGGGGTTCCCAAGCTTGTCCGCCTCTCGCCCCCGCACTGGCGCTTTGATCGCGCGATGCTAGAGGCGGCCTTCTCGGACCGCACCCGGATGGTGGTGCTGAACAGTCCCCTGAACCCCGCCGGCGTGGTCACGCCAGACGAGGACCTGGCCCTGCTGGCGGAGTTCTGCGTGCGCCACGACGTCGTCGCCATCTGCGACGAAGTCTGGGAGGCCGTGGTGTTAGACGGCCGCCGCCACCGGCCGCTGATGACCTTCCCCGGCATGCGCGAGCGGACCGTCAAGATCGGCTCGGCCGGCAAGCTGTTCGGCATGACCGGCTGGAAGGTCGGTTTCCTGATGGCCGCCCCGGCCTTGACCCGGGCGCTCGCCGCCGCCCACCAGTTCCTGACCTTCACGACGCCGCCGAACCTGCAGGCGGGCGTGGCCTGGGGCCTTGAGCACCACCGCGCCTGGTTCGACGAGATGCCCGCCGCCCTGCAGCGCTCCCGCGATCGCCTGGCCGCCGGCCTGCGCGCCGCCGGCTATGTCGTGCTGGAGAGCCAGGGGACCTACTTCCTGAACGTCGACCTCGCCGCCTCGGGGATCGCCCTGGACGACGTGACGTTCTGCGAGCGCTGCGTGACGGACTTCGGCGTCGCGGCCATCCCGGTCTCGGCCTTCTTCGCGGAGGATCCGGTGACGAGCGTCGTCCGCCTGTGCTTCGCCAAGTCCGACGAGACGCTGGACGCGGCGGTGGAGCGATTGGCCGCGGCGCGAAAGATGCTCCCCCGCGATGCGGGGGAGCTGTCGCGGAGCGACTGA